Proteins from a single region of Chryseobacterium sp. T16E-39:
- a CDS encoding ABC transporter ATP-binding protein: MNTLSINQLSLTYKNGFQAIKDLSLEIENGMFGLLGPNGAGKSSLMKTIVGLQKPSSGNILFNGVDISKNPDFIKQNLGFLPQDFGVYPKVSAYDLLNHIALLKGIKDHTERKNQILNLLEKVNLSDFRNKEVHTFSGGMKQRFGVAQALLGNPKIIIVDEPTAGLDPEERNRFNSLLNDISKEVIVILSTHLVEDVRNLCSEMAIMKKGQLLRKGKPNELISELQNRIWSKPIRQDEWEAYQSNYQIISQQLIERELYITTFSEKQPENFTPVSPLLEHVYFHTLTQKP, encoded by the coding sequence ATGAACACACTATCTATTAACCAACTAAGTCTGACCTATAAGAATGGTTTTCAGGCTATCAAAGACTTGTCACTGGAAATTGAAAACGGGATGTTCGGCCTACTGGGTCCGAACGGAGCCGGAAAATCTTCTTTAATGAAAACGATTGTCGGGTTACAGAAACCCAGCTCCGGAAATATCCTATTCAATGGTGTTGATATCTCCAAAAATCCTGATTTCATTAAGCAAAACCTTGGCTTCTTACCACAGGATTTCGGAGTTTACCCAAAAGTTTCAGCTTACGATCTCCTGAACCATATTGCCCTACTTAAGGGTATTAAAGATCATACTGAACGTAAAAATCAAATACTAAACTTATTGGAGAAAGTAAACTTATCAGATTTTAGAAATAAAGAAGTTCATACTTTTTCTGGTGGAATGAAGCAGCGCTTTGGAGTCGCTCAGGCTTTATTGGGGAATCCAAAGATCATTATTGTGGATGAACCAACAGCGGGTTTAGATCCTGAGGAACGCAACCGTTTCAACTCTTTACTAAATGATATCAGTAAAGAAGTGATCGTGATTCTTTCTACCCATCTTGTGGAAGATGTTAGAAATTTATGTTCGGAAATGGCTATTATGAAGAAAGGTCAGCTCCTTCGAAAGGGAAAACCCAATGAGCTTATTTCAGAATTACAAAACAGAATCTGGTCCAAACCTATTCGCCAGGATGAGTGGGAAGCTTACCAATCCAATTATCAGATTATCAGTCAGCAATTGATCGAAAGAGAATTGTATATCACGACATTT
- a CDS encoding helix-turn-helix domain-containing protein codes for MPIIVNLDVMLAKRKMQSKELAEKLGITPVNLSILKTGKAKGVRFDTLEAICKILECQPGDILEYRE; via the coding sequence ATGCCAATTATAGTCAACTTAGATGTGATGCTTGCCAAGCGAAAAATGCAGAGTAAAGAATTGGCAGAAAAATTAGGAATCACTCCCGTTAATCTCTCTATTCTTAAAACAGGAAAAGCCAAAGGGGTTCGCTTTGATACCCTTGAGGCAATTTGTAAAATTTTGGAATGTCAGCCCGGAGATATTCTGGAGTATAGGGAGTAG
- a CDS encoding DUF2975 domain-containing protein, whose translation MNQTKIIARILYYLCLVLSAGYLLTAVYSILCLITGATTPYKENKFLHINFPFTDQPFLNIENNYPYIIFSFMTVLLTYGVFFWFSASVFRVFFQTKLFTQENIHKLKRFYIYNIFFPLPIVVIASFFVEVESMIWGLVFIHFMLGIFCLFLANIFKQGLHLQNEQDLFI comes from the coding sequence ATGAACCAGACTAAAATTATTGCAAGAATTCTTTATTACCTCTGTCTTGTTTTGTCGGCGGGTTACCTGCTTACGGCGGTCTACTCCATCTTATGTCTGATAACAGGCGCAACTACGCCCTATAAAGAAAATAAATTTCTTCATATTAATTTTCCTTTTACAGATCAGCCTTTCCTGAATATTGAAAATAATTATCCCTACATCATATTTTCGTTCATGACAGTTTTACTGACCTATGGTGTTTTTTTCTGGTTTTCAGCCAGCGTTTTCAGGGTATTTTTTCAGACCAAACTATTTACTCAGGAAAACATTCACAAGCTTAAAAGATTTTACATATATAATATCTTCTTTCCTCTTCCTATAGTGGTTATAGCAAGTTTCTTCGTAGAAGTCGAAAGTATGATATGGGGATTGGTTTTTATCCATTTCATGTTAGGAATTTTCTGTCTGTTTCTTGCTAATATCTTTAAGCAAGGACTACATTTGCAAAACGAACAAGACCTATTTATATAA
- a CDS encoding DNA polymerase beta superfamily protein codes for MTIHDLKTQNMILFEAISGSRAFGLATETSDTDIRGIYYIPKEDFFGLNYIPQISNETNDITYYEIGRLVELLQRNNPNILEILASPEDCVLKKNPLIDLLKPEDFLSKLCKDTFAGYAVSQIKKAKGLNKKILNPIEKERKSILDFCFILEKHSSLPLKEWLLKAHKTQEKCGLSAIDHTKGVFALFYDENYSLGYKGIIMNEEANQVSVSSVPKEENSIAYLFCNLDAYSTYCKDYREYWKWVSERNEDRYNVNQNHGQNYDSKNMMHTIRLLQSCEHIFKTGSMEIRVENRDELLDIKAGNWSYDQVMKKTEDLIKSIEYYYSISSLPAEPDLKKTTKVLVEIRERLYH; via the coding sequence ATGACAATTCATGATCTTAAAACTCAGAATATGATCCTTTTCGAAGCCATTTCCGGAAGCCGTGCTTTCGGATTGGCAACGGAAACATCAGATACAGATATCCGTGGAATATATTATATACCGAAGGAAGATTTTTTCGGGCTCAATTATATTCCACAGATTTCCAATGAAACCAATGATATTACTTATTATGAAATTGGAAGGCTGGTAGAATTGCTTCAAAGGAATAACCCAAATATTCTGGAGATTTTAGCAAGTCCTGAAGATTGTGTTCTAAAGAAAAACCCTTTAATCGATCTTTTAAAACCTGAAGATTTCCTTTCAAAATTATGTAAAGATACTTTTGCAGGATATGCCGTTTCGCAGATCAAAAAAGCAAAAGGACTCAATAAGAAGATCCTTAATCCCATAGAAAAAGAAAGAAAATCTATTCTTGATTTCTGCTTTATTCTTGAGAAGCACAGTTCATTACCTTTAAAAGAATGGCTTTTGAAAGCACATAAAACTCAGGAAAAATGTGGGCTATCCGCCATTGACCATACGAAGGGCGTGTTTGCTTTATTCTACGATGAAAATTATTCATTAGGATATAAAGGAATTATCATGAATGAAGAAGCCAACCAGGTCTCTGTATCTTCTGTTCCAAAAGAGGAAAATTCTATAGCTTATTTATTTTGTAATCTGGACGCTTACTCTACCTATTGCAAAGACTACAGGGAATACTGGAAGTGGGTTTCTGAGCGAAATGAAGACCGTTATAATGTGAATCAAAATCATGGACAAAACTATGACAGCAAGAACATGATGCATACCATTCGGTTATTGCAGTCTTGTGAACACATATTTAAAACAGGTTCAATGGAAATTCGTGTAGAAAATCGGGATGAATTGCTGGACATAAAAGCTGGAAACTGGTCTTATGATCAGGTTATGAAAAAAACTGAAGATCTTATTAAGTCGATTGAATATTATTATTCAATTTCAAGTCTTCCTGCTGAGCCGGACTTAAAAAAGACCACCAAGGTTTTAGTAGAAATAAGAGAAAGATTATACCATTAA
- a CDS encoding DNA polymerase beta superfamily protein translates to MKNRIIEKLREVEEKRGIEILLAVESGSRAWGFASPDSDYDIRFIYRHEKDWYLSPWDKDETIEFMTKDDLDGSGWDLRKTFHLLLKSNAALLSWFYSPIVYMENKKFTELFKPIADSCFSPIAVSYHYLSMSKKYLEACRHDEVKLKSYFYCLRTALTGKWILEKGTVPPVLFSDLLILVNDFTRTKIENLVALKATKGESYYHANDWELFGFLESMVTETEEKMKTLSCGKSDKVEMEKVFREILH, encoded by the coding sequence ATGAAAAACAGAATAATAGAAAAACTAAGAGAAGTTGAAGAAAAACGTGGTATAGAAATACTTCTTGCTGTAGAGTCCGGAAGCAGAGCCTGGGGTTTTGCCTCTCCCGACAGCGATTATGACATACGGTTTATATACCGACACGAAAAAGACTGGTATCTTTCTCCATGGGATAAGGATGAAACGATAGAATTTATGACGAAAGATGACCTGGACGGTTCCGGTTGGGATCTAAGAAAAACTTTTCATTTATTGCTAAAATCTAATGCTGCACTTTTAAGCTGGTTCTACTCTCCTATCGTGTACATGGAAAACAAAAAATTTACAGAATTGTTTAAACCTATAGCAGATTCATGCTTTTCTCCGATAGCGGTTTCTTACCACTATTTAAGCATGAGTAAGAAGTATCTCGAAGCCTGCAGACACGACGAGGTAAAATTGAAAAGTTATTTTTACTGCCTCAGAACTGCATTAACCGGAAAATGGATATTGGAAAAAGGAACCGTTCCTCCGGTTTTGTTCAGCGACCTATTAATATTGGTTAATGATTTTACAAGAACTAAAATAGAAAACCTTGTTGCTCTTAAAGCGACCAAAGGAGAATCTTATTATCACGCTAATGATTGGGAATTATTTGGATTCTTAGAAAGTATGGTTACTGAGACTGAAGAAAAAATGAAGACCTTATCTTGTGGCAAGTCAGATAAAGTAGAAATGGAAAAGGTTTTTAGAGAGATATTACACTAA